Part of the Streptomyces sp. NBC_01353 genome, CTGGACAAGACCGGCACCGTCACCACCGGCCGGATGACCCTCATCAAGGTCCACACCGCCGACGGCGTCGACGAGACCGACGTCCTGCGGCTCGCGGGCGCCCTGGAGCACTCCTCCGAGCACCCCATCGCCCAGGCCGTCGCCACCGGCGCCGCCGCCAAGGTCGGTACGCTCCCGACTCCCGAGGACTTCGCCAACATCCCCGGTCTCGGCGTGCAGGGCGTCGTCGAGGGCCACGCCGTCCTCGTCGGCCGCGAGAAGCTGCTCGAAGAGTGGGCGATGGAGCTCCCCGGCGGCCTCAAGTCCGCCAAGGACGCGGCGGAGAAGGCGGGCAGGACGGTCATCGCGGTCGCCTGGGACGGCGAGGCGCGCGCGGTCCTGGAGGTCGCCGACGCCATCAAGGAGACCAGCCCCGAGGCCATCCGGCGGCTGCGCGCCCTCGGTCTGACCCCGATCCTGCTGACCGGTGACAACAAGGCCGTCGCCGAGTCCGTCGCCGCCGAGGTCGGCATCGACGAGGTCATCGCCGAGGTCATGCCGCAGGACAAGGTCGACGTCGTCAAGAAGCTGCAGGCCGAGGGCCGTTCGGTCGCCATGGTCGGCGACGGCGTCAACGACGCCGCCGCGCTCGCCCAGGCCGACCTGGGTCTGGCGATGGGCACCGGCACGGACGCCGCCATCGAGGCCGGCGACCTGACGCTCGTACGGGGGGACCTGCGGGCCGCGGCCGACGCGATCCGGCTCTCCCGCAAGACGCTCGGCACGATCCGCTCGAACCTGTTCTGGGCCTTCGCCTACAACGTGGCCGCCCTGCCGCTCGCCGCGGCGGGTCTGCTCAACCCGATGATCGCGGGGGCCGCGATGGCCTTCTCCTCGGTCTTCGTGGTCGGCAACAGCCTGCGCCTGCGCGGCTTCCAGGCCGCCGACCGCTGACTCACCGCCGACATCCCTGCGGACACCCGAGGAGACCGCCGTGGCCGGTTACGGACAGCACAAGGAAGACATCATCAGGCGCCTGCGGCGCATCGAGGGCCAGGTCCGGGGCGTGCAGCGGATGGTGGACGAGGACGTCTACTGCATCGACGTGCTGACCCAGGTCTCCGCCATCAACGCGGCCCTCCAGTCCTGCGCCGTGGCCCTCCTGGACGAGCACCTCAGCTGCTGTGTCACCGAGGCGATCGCCCAGGGCGGGGACCAGGCGAAGGTGAAGGTGGGCGAGGCCTCCAAGGCGATCGCCCGGCTGATCAGGACGTAGGCCCCGGAGGCGTACGCCTCTTGAGGGGATCAACCGCCCTTGTGCGAAGGGCAGTCGGCGGACAGCTTGATGCTCAGGCGAAGACAGAGCCCGAGCACCTGCCGGAGGAGCGTCAGCTCCACCGAACCGGACGGACCGGGGCCGCAGACCTTCGCGCAGGGGCGGTTCTTCATGAGGGTCGACATCCCGCCATCGTACCCCTGGGGGGTATATCTTCGCGGGATGAGCGGCCCGTACGATGGGCCGCGCGTGGCCCTGCCCGGCATGATCGACCGGGCAGGACCCGAGGGGGAGGGGGATGCGCGTGCGCCGGCTGGGAGAGCTGGAGGCCGAGATCATGGACCGACTGTGGGCCTGGCAACGCCCCGCCACGGTCCGCGAGATCGTCGACGACATCAATCTGGGGCGCCGGGTCGCCTACACGACGGTGATGACGGTGGCGGACATCCTCCACCGCAAGGGCTGGCTCCGCCGCGAGAAGGCGGGCAGGGCCTGGCTGTACGAACCGGTCCGCGGCCGCGAGGAGTACACCGCGGCCCTGATGCAGGACGCCCTCGGCGACAGCGCCGACCGGCCGGCCGCGCTGCTGCGCTTCGTGGAGACCATCTCCGACGAGGACATGGCGGCCCTCGACGCGGCGCTCCGCTCCGCCCGACGCGCCCAGGGCGGCGAGCTCGGGTGAACCACCACCTCCTGCCACCGCTCGGCCTCGCCCTCTCCTCCGGACTGCTCATCCCCTGGCTCCTGGTGCGCGCCCGCTGGGCCCAGCAGGTGCCCCGACTCGCCCTGGCGGTCTGGGCGG contains:
- a CDS encoding metal-sensitive transcriptional regulator: MRTPEETAVAGYGQHKEDIIRRLRRIEGQVRGVQRMVDEDVYCIDVLTQVSAINAALQSCAVALLDEHLSCCVTEAIAQGGDQAKVKVGEASKAIARLIRT
- a CDS encoding BlaI/MecI/CopY family transcriptional regulator produces the protein MRRLGELEAEIMDRLWAWQRPATVREIVDDINLGRRVAYTTVMTVADILHRKGWLRREKAGRAWLYEPVRGREEYTAALMQDALGDSADRPAALLRFVETISDEDMAALDAALRSARRAQGGELG